From Lewinellaceae bacterium:
CATTATTGGAGATGTGTATGAACAGGCAAACGTATGGGATAAAGCAATCGATATTTACAAGCAGGCCATTAAAATAGCAAAGCCGGAGGACCGGATAGAGCTAGCCACGCTTTACAATCAAATAGCTTCAGTTTACTGGGGAATGGGATGCTGGGATGAGGCTGTGAACTGGAATAAGAAATCCATCGCCATAAAAGAAGAAATTTTAGACAAAGATGATCCACGCCTGGCAAACTCTTATTTTAATTTGGGAATGGTTTACCTTGACCAACAAGATTTTGAAAAAGCATTAGCGTGCTTTCATTTGTCCTGCGCCATTCGAGAAAGAATACTCTCTCACGATCATCCTGATTTAGGGCAAGTATACAGTGGACTCGGGCTGGCTTACCAGGAGCTGGGAAAACTAAAAAAAGCTTTGAAGTACCATCTAAAAGCTAATGCTATTGCGAACAAAGCATTTGATTCTGATCACCCTAACTTGGCAGCTTCCTATCATAATTTGGGATTGATTTACAGTGATCAGGGAGAACAAGAAAGAGCTTTGGAATATTACCTCAAAGCCATTTCAATCACAGAAAAGGTGTTTGGGCCTCACCATCCTAAGTTAGCCACTTCTTATAACAATATAGCCTGGGCCTATTTCGATTTGGGAAATTATGCCCAAGCTGAAATTTATATGAAAAAAGCAATTACTATTCGAAAAATGAAATTGCCCGAAGGGCACCCTGACCTGGAAGATTCTCTTAAAAGGCTCAAAAAGATCGAAGCTAAAATAAAGGAACAATAACCTTAGGGGCCGGAGAAAAATAAGTTCATCATTTCAGGCGAGCTATTTTTTCGCCAGGCAAGGCACGAGGAAGGCGCATCCGTACGGACGCAACTGACCGAGTAACGCAGCATGGCGGAAAAAGAGCCGCATCAAATGGGGAAGTTATTCTTCGTCGGCCCCTTAGCGGTGAGCACACCTCAGCCAGTGTATAACGCGTTTTTACCGAATTGGATAAAAACATACCCAAAGAATAGCTCCAAAACCATCCTTTGGATATCTATTTTCCCCAAAAAAACCTATCTTCCTATCAAAAAAATGGAAACCAAAGGCAGATGCATCTACTGTGACAAACTGTACTCCGGCCGGGGCCTCAGCCGCCATCTGGCCACCCACCTGAAAGCGGAACCCGCCGCCGGCAAGAAAAAGTCCTATCATCTGGTGGTGGACGCCAAGCCCTATTTCCTCCACCTGCTCATGGACGGCGATAGCTCGTTGCACGAACTGGATGGCTTCCTGCGCGCCATCTGGCTGGAATGCTGCGGCCACATGAGCGAGTTTGGCTACGAACGCTGGAGCGAGGCGATAAAACCAAACACCAAATGCAGCAAGGCCTTCGACAAAGGCACCTGGCTCTGGTATGCGTACGATTTCGGCTCCACCACCGAACTCATCATACGTTGCGTGGGCGTTTATCCCACCGCTACCGAAGACGGGATCAAACTGCTGTCCCGAAACGAGCCGCTGGATATTAAATGCGACCATTGTAAAAAAGAGCTGGCTACGGAGTTGTGCACCGCCCATTATGGCGAGGGGGAGGAAATGTTTTTCTGCGACGACTGCGCCGAATTGCATGAAGAGGAGTGCGAGGAGGCGGAATATGCCATGTACGGTGTCTACAACTCCCCGCGTATGGGCGTTTGTGCTTATGAAGGCGGGCAGATCGATACGGAAAGGGATTAGTTAAAAAGTTACTTCTTCTACTCGGATATCCTCCTGTTCCACACGGGCATCCGTCACCAGATGGCAGACATATCCCGGCGCCAACCGGACCTCGTACAGTGGCCAGGCCGTTCTTTCCATAAGAACCTCTCCCTCTCCGAGGATCACTTCCTTCAACGGCAGGCTCAGTCCGTGGCCATGGGCCTTGATTGCCGCCTCCTTTCTCGTCCAATAGGAGTAGAAGGCCTGAATGGGATCGGCGGCGGTGGTTACCGTTGCCCACTCCGCCTCGGTCATCTGCCCCCGGAAGTCGGGCAGCCCGATCGGCTTCACTTTTTCGATGTCGACACCCACGCGGCAGCGCTCGCTGATGGCGCACAGCACGTATTCGCCGGAGTGGGAAATGTTGAAGTCGATCGGGCCAGGCAGGTAGGGGCGGCCGTGAGCGGTATACTGCAGCTCGTGGATCAGTGCGGCGCCGTCCAGCCCGAGCCGGTTGAGGCCTTCGATCAGCAGGAGTTTGCCCATCAGGCAGGCGTGGGCGTCCTGCCAGCGGCGGTATCGCCGAATCCGTTGCCGGATGTCAGCAGGCAGTCGCTTCAGGAAGGCTTCGAATTGCGCTTCCTCCAACTGTTTTTCAACTTTGGCATGGAGAATAAATACCATAGCGCTTCCTGTTTACCAGCTTCGCTGCACTTCGATCTTCGACGTTTTCCGCCCGATCAGCGGAATCAGCCCGGGAAAACCCCTGACGGCCACCCGGTAGCGAAGGGTAAAGGTAGCCGAAAGCTCCTCCAGTTCCGGCGGGTACGACACCAGCAGGGTCAGGTCCCGGTTGACGTACAGCTCCAGGCCATCGGGGACGGAGAACGTCCAGTTGGCGTAGCCAAAGCCCTTTCCCGCTCCCCGCACCGCAGAGAAGTAAGCCTGGGTTTCGGTAGTGCGCTCGATGTTGGCCTCCGGCGTCAGTTTTACTTTGAGCACTTCCAGGGAAAAGCCGCCGCTGTAGGAGGTCGTAATTTTGACCGGCTCTTCGCTTTTCACTTCTTCCGGCGCCAGGTCTTCCACCCGGATACCCTTGCCGTCGGGAAACCGGATGGCCAGGTAGAGCCAGCGAATCTGGCATTCCGGGTGGGCGGTTCCGACGCAGCGCATGGACAGGTAGCGGGCCCTGCGGTTGGCCTCTGCATATTCCCGGCTTTCCAGCACGGCCAGGCCCAGGCGGTTTTCGCGGGCCAGCAGCTTTACTTGTTCGTCGATAATGGCCGCCTCGCCCCCTCTCACCTTGAGCGCCGGCTGGTCGAGGTTGATGGAGAAATCGATTTGTCGTATATCCATGTTGGCAAGCTATGAAAAATATAATTAAGGCGCTCCGATCACAGCAAACGCTCCCCAATGGTAGAACCCCTCCTCCGGAAAATCCTTGTAAACCTCCCGCATCGCCTGCTGCAGGGCCAGGACGGGAGGCAACCGTTCCGCTCCGTAGGCGCAACGGTAGAAAGCGGTTAACAGGGCTCTCGTGGAGGCGTCGCCGACGCGCCATTGGCTGACGAGCAGGGTGTTGACGCCCGCGTAGAGCAGGGCATGCACCATGCCGAAGAGTTCGTCTCCTTCCATCCGGTCGCTGACGCCCGTTTCGCAGCCGCTAAGCACCGCCAGCCGGGCCGGGGAGTTCAATTCCAGCAGTTCTGCGGCGGCCAGCACGTCTCCTCCCGCCATCTGCAGGCCGGTGCGGAAGCCGTCGGTGGCGGAGAGGCGCCCGTGGCCGGCGAAGTGGAAAATAGCGGCTTGCCGCAGGGCGTCCATCACCCGCAATTTATTGACCTCAGGGCGGAGCGTTCGGGGCTGTTCGCCGCTTCCAGCCGGCCGGCCTCCTCCGCTACCATTGCCTGGTGGAATTCTGCCCGCCAGCGCATGTCTTCCAGGCCGGTTTGGGCGAACAGCGCTGCGGATTTTGCCATGTGCCGGCTGGCAAGTTGATAGGCGCGCTTATTGCCCGCCCGGCCCAGGCTGCGGCCCGGATGGCAGATATTGGCGAGCAACTGCCGGGCCTCCTCGTAACGGTGCTGGCGGAGCAGGGCTTTGGCTCGTTCCAAAAGAGCGGATGAATCGGACATGTTTTTTTGATAAAAGTTGATTTCCCTAATTAAAAAAAACATACATCCATGCAACCTGAAAACACCCGTCCAGCATATCAACGACTGGCACGAAGACATCACTCCTTCCAAAACGGTATATACTCTTTTTCCTCCCATACCAGCGAATCCTGCTGCAGCCGCTGCGTTTCCACCCTAAGCAAATGCTCCCCCCGAGCCAGGTACTGAACATCGAGCATGGCCAACAGCCCATTGTCCCGCCGCTGAGGATGGGTATAAAAACGAAACCCAGGTTCAGCCAACAATCTGTCATCTACAAAGATCCGGTGTATATGTCCCATACAAAGCAATATGGAGTCTATATTGATACTGCTCCTGCCCTCCTGTATCGTGATGGCGCCTTCCATGCTCAATCCGGTGGACCGGGCCGCCTCCAGGCCCGGGCAAACCGCCTTCAGGGCCTTATCGTCCTCTTTCGGCTGGTAGGGAATGAACAGCTCGAGGAAACCATTGCCGACAAAGCGGGAGGCAATTCCGGGCGCCTCGGAGTAGATGTCTTCCGCACGGAGATCGTCGTAATAAATGGAATTCAGGAAAGTACTGGCAGGAGGGGATTTGGGGAAGTAGGCATCGGCATTAAATGTAATGGAGGAGCCGACGATCAAGAGAACAATATAAGGCACCAGCAAAAAGCCCACGCCCCGCCCAAATCGGTTGTCGATAAGGTTGTAATAGATCGGCCGGTAGAGGCGCGCCAAGGTAACGAAGCTGAAAAAGCGGTAGATGGGATAATAGACGACGGCCAGCCATCGTATTCTTTTGAAGTAACCCAGCGTTACAAAGTCGATGAAGTACATCAGGCTGCCCACCAGGATCAGGATGTTGAAAATGCTTATCAGGGCATGGTCGCCTGGCCCCAGCCATTCCCAGAGCAACAGGTTGCCCAGCCCCAGCAGCGCGGCGACTCCGCCGAGGGCAAGCAGCATAAAAAGGATGAGAAAAGTAAAAGCGAATAAGACACTGCAGATCTTTTCCAGGCGCTCGACATAACGGTCGAAGCTGCCCACCTTCCGTTGCAGAAAACGGTCGAAGCGAGGCGTAAACCGGAGTGCCTCAAAGTCGATATCATCTGACACGGAGCGCAACCCGATGGTGCTGATCCACAACCCCCGAAATAAAACGTGGATGCACAGGTTGACCAGCAGGATGAACCAGGCTGCCGTCAGGCTGCCGAGCGGGAGCCCCACTATCACCTGCATGCGCTCGCTCAGGCCGCCCCGCATCAATTCAGTACCCATTTTGTCCAGCGGCTCGTAGATGCCGATCAGCAGGAAGATGGCGAAGCCGGAAATGATCAGCTCGAGCTGCCAGCTCTCGCGGGCCAGGTTGTCCAGCCATTCGGACAGGCGGGAGGTGGAGCGTTCTTGCATGCGCTGAGGTTTTCCCAAAATTAAGGAATATTGTAGAATAAAAATGGGACGGTACAACCTGCCGGGTTTGCAGCCTGATCCCGCTCGGCTGAACCCGGCAGTGTTTGTCGAAGACGACTTCCACCCTGCCGCATCTCCGATAAACGCTGCCGGGTTAGCCAAACTGCATGCCCCACCGAAAACCCGGCAGGTTGCGAATACAATCCTTTAGGTTTTCTACCGCGCTTGGCCTTAAACCGGCGCCTCAGTTGCAATTTTTTCTTAAATTGTTGGCCAGACAAAAACAAACGGCCCCACGATGCCATCCATCAACAAAACAACCCTGCGGGAACTGATCGCCGGCAACCAGGCCCAATATGCCATTGAACATCTCCGCTCCAGCGAGCAGGTGCTCCGGGATGCCGGCCTGATGCGGGAGATCACCCTCATCCTGGCCCAGTGGCAGGCCTGCCGGCAGGAACATGCCGGCGGCCGGTCTGCCCCTGAAGCCTACCGGGCGGAAAACCAGCGAATCAACAACGCCCTGCTCCAGTTCATCGACGAGCTGCCCGATAATGTACTCCAGCTCGGCCTGCCGCCCCTGCCTGAAACCATTCAGCGGCCGAAGATTCCCTACACCGGCCTGCACTGGTTCACCTGGGCCGACGCCCCGGTCTTCTTCGGCCGGCGGGCGGATATCCGCACGCTCTACAACCTGGTCATTGCCGGCGAGCGGCTGATCCTGCTCTACGGGCAGTCGGGCGTGGGCAAATCTTCCCTGCTGCACGCCGGCCTGCTGCCCCGGCTGGAATACCGCTGGGCGAACATCAATGACAACTACTACCGCCGCGTTCCTGAAGTGGGCGTGCCGGCGGTACTGGCGGAGATGTTGAAAGACGACCGACAGGAAGAACGCATCATCGTGCTGGACCAACTGGAGGAGATGTACACCAACCCCAATCCGGCCCTGCCCGAGGAAACGGCGCAGTTGGCCTCGCTTTTGGGAAAAGCGATGCGGGAATTCCCCCGTTTGCAGTTCATCCTGAGTTTCCGAAAAGAATACAAAGCGGAGGTGGAAGACCTGCTGGAAAGCCGGGGCCTCGACCCGGCCGGCCATTTCCTCAAGCCCCTGAACCGGCAGGGCGTGCTGGAGGCCATCACCGGCGTGGCGGATACGCCCCACCTGCAGCGCAAATACCACCTGCGCATCGAAGCGGGCCTGCCGGAGGCCATCGCCGATGACATCCTGAGGGATTCCGATTCCAACATCGCCCCCTTGTTGCAAATCCTGCTCCGAAAGATGTGGGATGCCGCCTGCCAGAAAATGCAGGATGGGGAAGTGCAGTTTACCCATGCCCTTTACGCCCCCCTGCGGCAGTCCAGCCTCGATGCCCTGCTGGACACCCAGCTGCAGGAGCTGGGCAAGGATTTTCCGGAAGCCGTGGACAGCGGCCTGGCGCTGGACCTGCTCATGGGCTACACCACCACCCGCGCCACCGCCTGCGAGGCAGCCGACGAGCTATTGCAACAGCGCTATCCCCACATTCCCTACATCCTGGAGCTGAAAGCGGCGCTCCAGCGCCTCTTCCTGCTCACCAACCCAGCAAGACAAGCCCGCCCCGCCGCCCGCCTCGCCCACGACGCCCTGGCGCCCATCATCCGGAAGAAATACTTCGACTCTGACGCGCCCGGCCAGCGCGCCCGCCGCATTGTGGAAACCAAAGAACGGGAGATCGGCTTCCTGGCCTCCTAAGGCATTCCCAAGCTGTTGGATGTCGCCAGCCGGGAGTGGGAGGATAAAGACAAACTCCAAGAACCATTGAAGGCGTGGAACCCGGCCTTATTCCAAAAACTGGAAGCGCGCCACTTCCCCCAAATGTGCGAGATAGCCGGAGGAACCTACCAGATGGGCAGCGAAGAAGGCTATGCTAGTGAAAAGCCGGTGCACGAAGTCACCGTCAGCAGCTTTCAGATGGCGGCAACGCCGGTTACCTTCTGGCAGTACGGCCTGTTCTGCCTGGCTGCCGGCCGGGATTTGCCCGGCGACTCCGGCTTCGGCCGGGGCGATAAGCCGGTGATCAACCTCAACTGGCACGAGGCCATCGAATACTGCAACTGGCTGACGGATTGGCTCAGCCCGCTGGAGGGCGCGGAACTGGAAAAGGTGTATACGATTGAGGGGGACACGGTGACGGCCGACTGGAGCAAAAATGGTTTCCGCCTGCCTACCGAGGCGGAGTGGGAGTACGCCGCGCGAGCCGTTTTATCCCCCTCCGGGAGGGGGAAAGGGGGAGGAAACGCCCGTTTTGGCAATGGAAAGGACATAGCCGACCCTTCTGAAATGAACTTCGACGCCAGCCACCCCTACAATGAGCAGAAGCCGGATTGGTATGTGAAAGGCAAGGGCCGGGGCGCCACCACCGGGGTGCGGGAGTTCGCGCCCAATGCCCTGGGGCTGTATGATATGAGCGGCAATGTTTTTGAATGGTGCTGGGACTGGTGGAGCGAAGGGGAGGATAGTTTTTACCGGACGAGTGATGGCGCTAATGACCCTGCCGGGCCACCTGAAAGCATTGATGGCACCCGAGTGGTTCGTGGCGGGTCCTGGTTCACGGTTGCCTATGCGTGCCGTTCGGGCTTCCGCCTCAGGATCCACCCTATAGTACGGATCAATTATTTAGGCTTTCGGGTTGTCCGGCGCCTGTAACCCTTGATCTCTTTTAAACTTTTACCCTTTTTAAACTTTCCCGGCGCGCAGCGCCGAAAAAAATTATTTTTCGAGGCTTTTGAGCTAGCCGCCGTACCTGCGGGATAGTCGACAGGCGAGCTTCAAGGTGGGAGCAGCCAGGAGTCGCCAGTCGATATCACTCAAAAATTTTGCTCAGCGTGAGCTGACAACTTCGGGTTTAATGTTGTCAACTTAGAGCGGCAGGACCAAGTCAAAAGACAACTCGAAGTTGTCATTTGACGGGCACCCTGTGAGCTGACAACTTTCTCCGGCTGCCGGAGCCTGTTGGCGAAGGCATGTGAGTTGTCTGCTCACTTCACCTCCCCCATCTGCTCTTCCGAAAGCCCCTCCACCACCCACTGCCGGATCAACTCCCGGGCGGTTGCCGCCGATTCTTTTGACAGGGTGGGCGTAATAGAAAATTGGAACGCGGATTTACGCGAGTTTGGCGGATTACGCGGATTACAAGCCAGTATTGGTTAGATCTGTGCGGTTTGGAGACCTTCAGGCCTCGAAGAGGCCATTAAACCTGCAAAGATCCGCAGGTTTAGGTTTCCCAATTCCCGCTGATCCGCTGCATTTGCGCTAATCCGCGTTCCATTTCACCAGACTTGCGAGAATCCATTGAACCTATTGATCACCTTTGCGCAAGCCGGTAGTGCCATGGGTTGGTTGAAAACTAATAAATCTATCTTGTTGCATCAACACCTTTCCGCGCTCCAAGTTAGAGCGCAATAGGACACGAGCGCAGCGACTGATGGAATGAAATGGAATAAATTGCACCCTAAGGGCTTGCGCAAAAATAAACACTCCATTTAGAGTCGTTCTTTTGCACGGTAGCGGCGTTGCCAAGCCTCGCCGTCCGTACGGATGCCTGCGTTTGGCGCCTTGCTACCGTACAAAATAACTTCCTCTATTCTGTACCATTTATTTCTGCGTAAGCCCTAACGAATCACCTCCCCCATCTGCTCTTCCGAAAGCCCCTCCACTACCCACTGCCGGATCAGTTCCCGGGCAGCGGCGGCCGATTCTCTCGACAAGGCCAGGGCGATCACCAATTCCGGGACGGGCGGCTGGCCTTCTTCCAGTTCTATAGAGTCTATCCAGGCGGCAAGGTCGGGGGCGCCAGCTTCGGGTTCATCCTGAATGATGCGGACGGCTTTGTGGAGGGAAGGGAAAAGGGCGTCGAAAATAGGGTTGGCGTTGTATTCTTTTCGGCCTTTGCTGTCGTGGTGGTTGATATAGGGCTGGAAGGGGGCGTTTGCCTCCTCGGCAATGGCGGTTATCATCCGGCGCCAGTAGGCTTCGGTTAGGTTGAATACTTTTTTGTCTTCCAAAAAAGTTGGGAAGAGGTATTTGGGCTGTGTTAGAGAATTTTCCATTTCTTCTACTCCGTCTCCCTGGGTTTGAAAACGGCCGCGATGGACTTTTTTGGGCATAAACGTAAAGTTTAGTAATTGGGGTTCCATTAATAAGCTATAACTGACGGCAAATTAAATAAAAAAACGTAATTAAATCAATTTTAATCCTGATTTTTATCTTAAAATCTTTTAAATAAAAAAATTCTGTAAAAAAAGATGAATTCTTAACTGTCGAGGCTGTCACCAGTTCCGGGACGGGCGGTTGGCCTTCTTCCAGTTCTATGGTGTCCATCCAGGTGGCGATATCGGGGGCGCCGGCTTCGGGTTCGTCCTGGATGATGCGGACGGCTTTGTGGAGGGAAGGGAAGAAGGCGTCGAAGATGGGGTTGGCGGAAGAAGGCGACACCTTTTTCCCGGCTGGTACTTGTGGGGAAGGCGTCACCTTTTACAAGAAATTCCCTATCTTTTCCCGCCATGGCAAGAAAAGGAAAAAAATACAGCGCCCACCAGGTGGGACGGGTAGCATCGGATACCAGCATCCTGGACTACTGCCCCCGCGCCTTCCCCCTACTGGGCAGCAAGACCGCCGTCAAAAAAGCCATCGCCGGCGGGCGCCTGCTGCACAACGGCCGCCCCGCCCAGATGGAGGCTATGGTCCGGCAAGGGGATCGCCTGGAACTAAAGGGCGCCGGCCTGCAGCCGGCCCGGGAGTTCGATATGGAGCTGGAAATTCTCTACGAGGACGACTACCTGCTGGTGGCCAACAAACCCGCGGGCATAGCGGTCAACGGCAACCGGATCAAGACCCTGGAGAATGCGGTAGCCGGATCGGTACAGCCGAGTGGCCAGCCCGACGCCTTGCCCCGCCCGGTGGCGGTGCACCGCATCGACGTGCCGACCCGGGGGCTGGTATTGCTCGCCAAAACCAAGAGCGCGCTGATCGGCCTGAGCAAGGCTTTTGAGCAGAATGCCGTCAGGAAGGAATACGTCGCGGTGGTGCACGGGAAACCACCGAAAGAAGGGGTGATCGATGAACCCATCAAAGGAAAGGATGCCGTGACGAATTTCGAAACCATGGGATCGGCGCCCTCCCGCGTTTTTAAAAACCTTTCCTTGGTAAAGCTTCGCCCGGTTACGGGCCGTACGCACCAGCTGCGCATCCACCTGCAGCAGCGGGGCCACCTCATCGTGGGCGATAAGGAGTACGCTCGGGGCCAGAAGACCATACTGGGCAAGGGGCTGTTCCTGTGTGCGTGCCGGCTGGAGTTCGTTCATCCGGCCACCAACGAGAAGGTAGTGGTGGAGATCGAGCCGCCGCCGCGGTTTGGGAAGTTGCTGGAAAGGGAGCGGGAGCGGTATGGCAAATAAAAAATTTGTAACTATTTAGATAACTAAAAATCAAAATAGTTACAAAACTTTCGTAAATTGCTCCCAACCTTAACCTTAACCTTAACCTTATCCTCAACCTCAACCCGATTGACTATGCAGAAATACACCCACGAGATCAAATGGGGCCTGATCTTCACCGCCGCCGCCCTGCTTTGGATAGCTTTTGAAAAAGCCATGGGCTGGCACGGCGAGAAGATTGCCCAGCATCCCACCATGACCAACCTGTTCGCAATCGTCGCAATCGCTGTTTACGTTTTTGCCCTCCTGGAGAAACGCAAAAAACTGGGCGGCGTGATGACCTGGAAAGAAGGCTTCATTTCCGGTTTGCTGATCACGCTAGTGGTTGTCCTACTTTCTCCTCTTTCTCAGTGGCTGACCCATGCGGTTATCACACCAGAATATTTCAACAACGCTATCGCTTATGCAGTGGAGAATGGAAAAGCCTCTCAGGAGCAAGCCGAAAGCTATTTTAACCTAAAGAGTTATATGATGCAGGCGACGATTGGCGGCTTGGTATTGGGGGTAGTGACTTCGGCTATTGTGGCGCTTTTTGTGAGGAAAAAGGGGGTGGAGGAAGGGTAAATATCACACTCAAATAAATGGAAGAACATAATAAAATCATCGTCTTTCAGGAAAAGCAAATTCGCCGTGTTTGGGAGAATGATGAATGGTGGTTTGCGGTTGTAGATGTTATCGAGGTGCTTACAGACAGTGTAAAGCCCCGTGATTATTGGTACAGGCTTAAAAAACGCGAAAAAGAAGGAAGCGGTGTTGAGTTGTCGACAATTTGTCGACAACTGAAACTGGAATCTTCGGACAGTAAAAAATACAAGACGGAGTGTGCCAATACAGAAGGCATGTTTAGGATTATTCAATCCATCCCTTCACCCAAAGCCGAGCCGTTTAAACAATGGCTGGCCAAGGTTGGCTATGAGCGGGTGCAGGAAATTGAGAACCCGGAACTGGCGGCCCAAAGAGCGCGGGAATATTACAAAGCTCTTGGCTATGACGAAAAGTGGATAGAAACCCGCCTACAATCTATCCAGGTGCGTGGACAGCTCACAGACGAATGGAAAGGCCGGGATGTAAAAGAGGGGCTGGAATACGCCATCCTTACCGCAGAGATCAGCCGCGCCACGTTCGGGCTTGCCCCGTCTGAATACAAGAACCTCAAAGGTTTGAAGCGCGAGAATTTGCGCGATCATATGACGAATCTTGAATTGATCTTTACGATGCTGGGCGAAGAACAAACCCGGCAAGAAGCGATCAAGGACGATGCGCAAGGCTTTGAAGAAAACCAGGAAGCAGCCATCAAAGGCGGCACCGCTGCCGGAGATGCTCTGGAAGCCTTTGAGAAAAGAACAGGCGACAGGGTTGTATCCAGCCAGAATTTTAAGCAGCAGGTTGAAGATGCAAAACAACATAAAAAGCTGATCGGCAAAAGTGACGAGGAAGAATAAATAAATTTTCCCCAATCATCAATGTGAGTTCTAACAGCACCACTGTCCATTCCCATACACCTTCTGTCCGATTTTGAACACTTACTTTTATTGGTATCATGGCAACAATTTTTTAAGCACTTGTTTATCAGTGTTTTATGGGCATGGCACAAGATTTGCTTTCCTTCCATAAGTCGAATCGTAACTATTCAGCATCGTGGTGATTTGACCCCTGGCGCGAAATTTTGTAGGCTTTTTCTGTCGGAACCCCTTCTCATTCCCCTTGGAAGGGGAAGGTTGGCTTACAAAATTTCGCACCAGGGGCATCCATAGCCTCATGCTGAATAGTTGCGCCGAATCAACCATTTCCGGCTTTTTCCAAACCAACCGACACGCCCATGCTGGCAAACTTCCTCAAAATCGCCCTCCGCAATTTCTGGCGGAACAAGACCTTCAGCCTCATCAACCTTTTCGGCCTGGCCCTCGGCACGGTGTGCTGCCTTTACATCCTCCTGTTCGTCCAGGAACACCGGGGATACGACCGCCACCACCGGGAAGCGGGAAACCTCTACCGCATTATCAGCGATCTCGGCCTGGGCAATAACGAAGAAATCCATCACATGGCCACCTGCTCTC
This genomic window contains:
- a CDS encoding tetratricopeptide repeat protein; this encodes MPFLGQARGDPIANKTIMPYSDNYYENLSHLLRFFTREEARGYVFGASVDQRLIRYINEELKERAKEKGTKLKILFPEYESDVPIMEQIRRAAAEADGLIISNLDELILKSNGDVLLHLNFSRESLQALDKPLLFWASQDNLSRIANQAGDLFSQRALSTFTFDEQALMQHQSQAMEARFADEGYKTKEEYKELELKIKLLEKQLTEAEAEGLPPGRIADSLALPLADVYRNNQMIQAALGLVERYGALGTSNVKNLRIIGDVYEQANVWDKAIDIYKQAIKIAKPEDRIELATLYNQIASVYWGMGCWDEAVNWNKKSIAIKEEILDKDDPRLANSYFNLGMVYLDQQDFEKALACFHLSCAIRERILSHDHPDLGQVYSGLGLAYQELGKLKKALKYHLKANAIANKAFDSDHPNLAASYHNLGLIYSDQGEQERALEYYLKAISITEKVFGPHHPKLATSYNNIAWAYFDLGNYAQAEIYMKKAITIRKMKLPEGHPDLEDSLKRLKKIEAKIKEQ
- a CDS encoding 4'-phosphopantetheinyl transferase superfamily protein; this encodes MVFILHAKVEKQLEEAQFEAFLKRLPADIRQRIRRYRRWQDAHACLMGKLLLIEGLNRLGLDGAALIHELQYTAHGRPYLPGPIDFNISHSGEYVLCAISERCRVGVDIEKVKPIGLPDFRGQMTEAEWATVTTAADPIQAFYSYWTRKEAAIKAHGHGLSLPLKEVILGEGEVLMERTAWPLYEVRLAPGYVCHLVTDARVEQEDIRVEEVTF
- a CDS encoding CHAT domain-containing protein, coding for MRSAVRPNRPGRHALAGRIPPGNGSGGGRPAGSGEQPRTLRPEVNKLRVMDALRQAAIFHFAGHGRLSATDGFRTGLQMAGGDVLAAAELLELNSPARLAVLSGCETGVSDRMEGDELFGMVHALLYAGVNTLLVSQWRVGDASTRALLTAFYRCAYGAERLPPVLALQQAMREVYKDFPEEGFYHWGAFAVIGAP
- a CDS encoding formylglycine-generating enzyme family protein — protein: MKAWNPALFQKLEARHFPQMCEIAGGTYQMGSEEGYASEKPVHEVTVSSFQMAATPVTFWQYGLFCLAAGRDLPGDSGFGRGDKPVINLNWHEAIEYCNWLTDWLSPLEGAELEKVYTIEGDTVTADWSKNGFRLPTEAEWEYAARAVLSPSGRGKGGGNARFGNGKDIADPSEMNFDASHPYNEQKPDWYVKGKGRGATTGVREFAPNALGLYDMSGNVFEWCWDWWSEGEDSFYRTSDGANDPAGPPESIDGTRVVRGGSWFTVAYACRSGFRLRIHPIVRINYLGFRVVRRL
- a CDS encoding RluA family pseudouridine synthase, with product MARKGKKYSAHQVGRVASDTSILDYCPRAFPLLGSKTAVKKAIAGGRLLHNGRPAQMEAMVRQGDRLELKGAGLQPAREFDMELEILYEDDYLLVANKPAGIAVNGNRIKTLENAVAGSVQPSGQPDALPRPVAVHRIDVPTRGLVLLAKTKSALIGLSKAFEQNAVRKEYVAVVHGKPPKEGVIDEPIKGKDAVTNFETMGSAPSRVFKNLSLVKLRPVTGRTHQLRIHLQQRGHLIVGDKEYARGQKTILGKGLFLCACRLEFVHPATNEKVVVEIEPPPRFGKLLERERERYGK
- a CDS encoding DUF4199 domain-containing protein, which encodes MQKYTHEIKWGLIFTAAALLWIAFEKAMGWHGEKIAQHPTMTNLFAIVAIAVYVFALLEKRKKLGGVMTWKEGFISGLLITLVVVLLSPLSQWLTHAVITPEYFNNAIAYAVENGKASQEQAESYFNLKSYMMQATIGGLVLGVVTSAIVALFVRKKGVEEG
- a CDS encoding Bro-N domain-containing protein: MEEHNKIIVFQEKQIRRVWENDEWWFAVVDVIEVLTDSVKPRDYWYRLKKREKEGSGVELSTICRQLKLESSDSKKYKTECANTEGMFRIIQSIPSPKAEPFKQWLAKVGYERVQEIENPELAAQRAREYYKALGYDEKWIETRLQSIQVRGQLTDEWKGRDVKEGLEYAILTAEISRATFGLAPSEYKNLKGLKRENLRDHMTNLELIFTMLGEEQTRQEAIKDDAQGFEENQEAAIKGGTAAGDALEAFEKRTGDRVVSSQNFKQQVEDAKQHKKLIGKSDEEE